In Engraulis encrasicolus isolate BLACKSEA-1 chromosome 15, IST_EnEncr_1.0, whole genome shotgun sequence, the genomic window tagccttgaaggtgtggagaagtaatTTAAAATGAATTCTTATCTTGATAcagagccagtggagatgttgcagtgcaggattaatgtggtgacaggaaggggttttggtaatgatgcgggcagctgagttctggaccagttggagcttgtggagagatttttgagggagaccaaagaggagagaattacagtaatcaatgcgggaggtgacaagactgtgtacaagaatggaggtagaatgggaagtgagagaggggcggagacggttaatgttgcgtaggtggaaataagcagaccgtgtgatgttgttaatgtgggaaaggaaggatagagagccatcaagcatgacgcccagactcttaacttgaggggagggggagacaggagagttaccaattgagaaggaaaaactatctgctttggataaggtggatttggtgcctactagtaggacttcagttttgttagaattgagtttcaaaaaattggaggtgaaccaggatttgatttcagagagacaggtggtgagggagcggggagggagagtgtcagagggtttgccagataaatagagctgggtgtcatcagcatagcaatggaaattaattttgaatttgcagaagatattaccaaggggaaggaggtaggtgatgaagaggaggggccccagaacagaacccTGAGGGACACCAGAGGTGACAATGGAAAATGTTCACCCGTTCCAACGTttacatgcctgcatgcgtggaCCTGTGTCCACGTACACCTctggtgcattccagtccaaaatcatcctagtaggagatcacacttatcctacctggacatttcagctgccgttcctgacagttgaagtggaagttctacatccatggcaaccgccgcgaggtgttttgatacgagcaaaaaaaaaaagccataatACTTACCCTGTCATAAGTTACATTTACAATGTTATGCAATAACACGAAGATTATGCTGAGtaaaatggctgtgtttggaacagctgcataaaagagaaatggagtttcactatttattgacattttaaataacggctccatgggggacgccattattatccgacttcgatttgttgaggtgggagtagtgcgagtcaccccgacctcgctagttggagctcccacttcgactggcgttccagagcgtttttcgtagtaggaggttggataagtgcgatctcctactagaaTAAtgtgggactggaatgcaccatacgAAGGTGAAAAGGCAAAAGGGGGAAGTGACATCTTCATACAGGAAGCCAGTTCCTCGTACCCTTGGATGCCTGCATGCGTGGATCTGGGTGGCCCGGTCTGTGGTCACATGGCACAAGATCTCCGGCATCTTCTGGAACATGTCCAGGCTGTTGACGTGGATCTGGAGACGGGAGAcatcagcacatacagtacaagtgaTGTGGCGGTCTTTGAAAAGATTAAAGCAAGCAGCGCAATTTGATCAGAATCGGCTTCATTGGACAACTACACTTGTGTACACAAGGAATTTGTCTTCAGTCTAATTCTTAAAGAGAgtgcaaaggaaaaaaaaatatgaaaaataaatgTGATGATAAAAAGTAAGGCAAAGTTTGTTCAAAATGCTTGGAAAGTTTGACAAGTTGACACTGCAGAGAAGACGGCTCAATTACATCATAAGAGCGTAGTACGGCATGGCCGCAAGCGGAGTCACTTCTTGAACTCGAAGCAGcagctcgcacccacaatgcaattcaaatgagAGTTTCTGGTGTCACATTTTGTATCCATCATGGCGTCGAACCCACTGCCCATGCGCACCgtttcagtgttaattttgacatccatttttcaatttagtcttagtcttgtgtcaaagtccattcttagtcttagtcgcttttagtctttcaaaaatcatttttgtttagttattatttagtcgactaaaagtcctcaacatttttgtctagttttagtctttcacaagtcatttttgtttagtcattatttagtcgactaaaagtcctcaacattttagtctagttttagtctttcagaGATATATTTGTTAGTCAGAGTTTAGTCGAATACAACTCTCAaagggttagtcgactaatatatctagtctagtctagtcgacaaaattaacattACGTTCTTTGGTTTGAAGTGAAGTGCCGTCCCTCACCTGACAGCCAAACTCCTGGCTGAGGTTTGTGAAGAGGTATTCATATCCGTACGCTGCCTTGCAGTTGAGCCACACCACATGGTAGGGGCTGAGACTGGTCCACTCCTCCACCAGCTCCTTCACGCCATTAAAACACGCCTCCTGCATATGCACAATACCTCATTAATGGGCATTAATATCCAACCATACATGAATATGTATGCTGCATACATTAGTATGCATCAAATTTCACTTATTCGTACGGTATATTCATGAGCAAAAATGAATATGGCATACGTGAGATTTTAACACCATGCACACAAGGGTCCTGATGCAAAAAATCCATAAATGTGCATTAATATGCATGCGCATGCATTGAACACTGCACTTATTCATTTGCAAATGAATGTACCGTTGGATGAGGTCCTTCATATCACTGACTGCATTTACAAGCATGGAATTCTCCGGTTTCAAATGTAATATTCTTAGCTTtcagtttaaaacaagttccaaAATATTCTGTTTACATCCGCAAACAGAATATTGCTGAAACATGTCCACATTCTGAGTTTACGCGTAAACCAAATATGTTTAAAATCAGAATATTCTTCACATGCAACTGCGCTCATTCAGTCACTTGCCTCCTGAATACAGATCATGCAATGGAttacacacacttaaaaacacaGTGCCTCAGAACAGTGACTGTGACAGTACCACCACTTTATTCttctatatgtttttttttctatcagaaagtttttttttaaaaaatgaacagaTCGGGAGTCACAACCCCAGTGTCTTCGTAGTATAACAGATGGTAGGTGTCTGGTGACTGTGAGGAACACTTACTCTGCTTGGTATCTGGTAAAACTTTGGGTCGAAGAAAGTAGTGTCCAGATAAACACTCTTTATGTCTTTCACCCtgacacacaaaaatacaaagaaTAGTTAACTGTTAACTTCATTCCAAAACAAGAGGGAAAAACTGCTCAGTTAATATCCAGTCCACACAAAGTATTAGTTCAAAGCAAAATCAGCCCAAAACACAAACTTCTTCAATCACCCAAATTTGGTTAAGAACAGTTACATTAGGAATAATGACCTTGTCATGCCAACCCGGAAATATGCATGGAACTCTCACACGGAGTTATCATTCCGGGAATATTTTGCACAAACAACACAGAGACATCACTGTAAAACAGAAGTGAATTTGATACCACAAGGCAACCCGCAGCCAAAACACAGAGCTACACACAAAGACGAGAAATATCCAATCAGGGACAAGGACAAGGACTTTCACATACTGAGCAGCACTCCAAAGCATGTTCATCATGCACAGGAGAGCAGAGGCTTTACTCTGTAACACAAGCCAACTCCATTCATCTGATATTGACCTTCTTTTTTGTTATGATTTATCAATCCCATGAGCCTCTGGGTGTTAGCCTCAAACCCAGGGAAGGTCAGCAACAGACAGTAGAGGACATAAGGACATAAAAGATAGATTGGGGAGGGGAAACAGGGATGGAGTGTGCTGGGGGAAGAACAGAAATTAAAAGAAAAATGTTGTTTATCTTAATCATCAACAGTCAGATGTGCATGTGAAATTTGGTCGTATGTGTACCCCTGTCACCAGTATAGAAGCACGCTAACACTATCagtatgcttgtgtgttttctgtgagtgtcctgtgtgtgtcctgtgtcccCATACCTGTCACCAGAGTGCAGGAACTCCATCCTGGAGATGTCACCTGAGGCCAGCCTGAAGTCCCCTGTGTACAGCACTGTCCCCTGGGCCCCCTCAAACAGGAACCTGCCGCCATTAAAAAACAACAGTTACAATGCAAAGAAATATGTTATATGTGTCCTATGTAATTCGAACGTAAAAGATACTGTACTTGAAAAGTGTGTGCAGTCTCCATGAAAAGAGCTTTATGTGACAGTTGTCACGGCTACTGTATGTGAAGGAAAGCTTGTGTGTGACAATATTTGAATAATGTCAGCGGGGTTATTATTTCTGCCTCTATTGTCTGtgctgcaaccacacacacacacacacacacacacacacacacacacacacacacacacacacacacacgtgttactcACATGACTGATCCTGGACAGTGTCCCGCTGGCAGCAGAGTGACAACAACATCTTCTGACTGACAGGAGAAGATAAAGGAATATGTGACTAAAGCATACCTATACGAGAACATTCAAATGCAGAGGTAATGTGTGCACAGTTACCAGTCTATAGTACCCATCACTATATCACTACTAAACCCTGTGTGCATGACACTcatacccacaatgcaattcaaattctgGACATCCGGAGTGATTTTGGAGTCACGTTTTTTCTAACCCatcatggcgttgcacccactgctCTTGCGCACCATAACCTCAGACTACACGCCTGTACCacaccatggccaatgcattttccagccagTAATCGTTCTTCtccaatctactttctttggcATACACTAAGGCCTAAACTGCGTCTGAGTGCAACTTACCTCTCCTGTTGTCTCATCTATCAGTGATATGTGGGTTGGACTGTCCAGTTCAAGTGCAACCTGTAATGACATTTTATTCGCCTGTCAGGGGGGCACGGAAATGTATTGGATATATCCAATCGCATGATGTTGATGAGTAGGCAATAGCATCTTCATACTTACAATGTGGCCTTCCCAGAAGGCATATTTTGGATTGGTCAGTAACAGTTCTTTGGTCACGTAGGAACAGTACAGCTTGACTGTCAAACTGAGAAACACAGACAAAGAATACACACAGCTAcacgtaggcctatgttcatttctCACCACAAATAGCATGGCAATGACACTGTATCTTTCAAACAAAGATAACATGACAATAGCCTATTGCTAACTTACCTGAACTTGAGCTTTCTTTTTAACAAGGGTCCCTTCAGTCCTTTCATGTGGTCTGTAAAAGTAAGATACTTTTATAGTGAAGGAATCGTGTTGTAGTCTACAATCTCACAATCTCAATCTCATAGCATAATAACTCTGCAACCTATGGGGGAAATTGTATGCTTACCTTTGTGGCAATGTGAGAGAAAGTAAGCTCTGGCATGGAGGTTTTCCCTGTCAAATCTATCTAGGGAAATGGTCGGGTACTCCTTCATTCGACCTGGGAAAGAACTCATTCTTCTTGGAGTTTGCGAGTGGTTAAATGGTAAAAGTTGGTTTAAAATGTActcaatagcctacatacacCTTATTCGGTGATGAAATTTCGTTGCGCGCCAAGGACAGCACTCCCGCTTGCATTTTGAAAACGGTCCCTGAATATCGCAAGCACAGACCCCTGTTCTCTGAAACTGTAAACAAACCTGGGAGGAGGAATGTTATGTAGAATGGTTAGTGCGACATCTAGTGGAAAGGCTGACATGTTGCATATCAATACAATAACATGAATGCATTGCATTTAATGTTATGATTAAGGTTTTAAACACTCTTTAAAATGTTATATCGTTATGCCAAATATACACATCCAAGTGTTTAATCACCTGGTggaattataattacattattgGTAAAATTGTACCATTTCTCCCATCCAGAAGATGGCAGTAAGTTGTCTCACTGTATCCAACTCACACGGGGCACTctaaaggaagaggaaaaaaggattcttcctttccttccttccttcatcgaGGGTGAAACAAATTTTCAGCAGTCTAGTTGATAATGTTCCTTTGGTAACTTTTCTACTCGCCCAGTCCTCACGCAATTCGAGCCCAACACGCGAATACACGCGCTACATTGATTTGAGAAAAATTGAACACTAGATtggggggggaggagaaggaaggacacTACTTTCCTCTGTGCACTTCTGCATCGAGGTGTTTCCTTATCGTCGTCACTCGTTCACTTCCCTTGACCAAGATGGAGGATCATGCAACCTACCCTGCAACCTCTGACTCGGTACCTTCGCAAGAACAGTCAGATAGCCTGGAGGATCCTCCTCTACCACGACTCAAGATATCCCCAAAAGAAGAGGTGTACAAATGTAAGAATGAAATGTATCTTTAAAAAAACGCATCTTGATAAAGTTGACCAACATTGTGTTGCAAATTTGGCGCAGACTGAATTTTTGTGTTTCATTTTGAAGATACAGACAAATGTAGGGCCTACATTACGTTATGTGAAgatattttgaattgaaatgttatgtatctgaattattacatttttcaatattatttttttttagtgaATGACGCCGAGGTGGAGCAGTTAATAAAATTAAAGGCGTCAAATGTAGCTCTCTTCAGTGGTCGGAGAAATTCAGCAAAACTGGCATGGAGGTGACTATTTCTCATCTTTTCAGGCTGTTTATTGAAAATGAATTGCATTCTTTACTGAGGAAAGTTCCTAATTACTGCACTACTTCACAGAACCATTTTGAAAGAGATGGGCCTTCAGGGGAAGTTGTCTTTCTGGCAAGCATTGAAGAAATGGGACAACCTCAGAAACAAATACAATGTATAAaaacttttcattcattcattctttctttctttctttctttctttctttctttctttctttctttctttctttctttctttctttctttctttctttctttctttctttctttcttttcacttaaaggtgcactgtgtaaaattgtagtactttatttccagaagtcatccttcccattcacaaatgttacgtttttcatgaatacttagctaCTATCATCTATCATGCTGATCATTGATTGCAATTGTCTCAGTTTTGCTCAGGCCTACTTTTCTTGAGTTCCTGTGGTTAGTACTTTGAGTCCATATTGTCATTTGAGTACATCCCTTTGAGTCCAAATTTCACAGATACTGACATTGTCCTTGACTTCTGGGAACTTGTAGGAAATAAAGAACACGCCAGCGGGTGCCTCTACGCCGGCGGGCGAGTGGCGCTGGTTCAAGCTGATGGACGATGCCCTGCAAGGCCGACTGGTGGGCAGTGCCAAGGTCCTGTCCCTCACCTCCGCCATGAACAGCAGCGAGTTTCTGCCCAGGAAGCGCACATCCAAGGACAGGATGGAGATGTGGCGACCAGCGGGtgggtgtccagcagcatacaccTTGGAATGGTTTGATCACAGGAAGGCCAGCAGCGCTCCTGTACAGGGGAAGCTGATATGATGTCCATAgacaatcaatcaaatcaaatgaAATATAAATACAACATTTATAACATACATTACAAGAAAAAAAGCAACATAAGTGATTTATATACAGTACTTTAAAGAtgcagtgtgtaatatttttagtagtttattttcagaattcatgctgcccattcacaaaaatGAATTCCACAATATGATTTCATAAATATGATTTAAATATGatttatttaatttcattcattcattgattcattcattcttttttttttgtgatgttaACATGATAGCCAGCGACTAGGCTACACAATTTAaacgaaaatcgtgatataatcgtgatataatcgtgatatcgaaatcgtgatttaaatctgaatttaatcgtggcaatagtgacctaccttcgagagtgtccttgaagttagaacatactgacaggctggtgtttctggccagaaaatcTGTatacctaagtttcatgctattgcctttaacaTAATTAtaagaatttattttattttgctcatcccgtatataattaatttttggttatatttcattttgttatacatttttaaataatcaaaaatcaataatcgtgattattaatcttgattatgattttgacccaaataatcgtgattatgattttttcccccccataATCTTGCAGCCCTaatagccaggtttatcacttaaacaTGTTCTCGGAATACCCCCTGGTTTACTGTAGGTGTTGACAGCGGCCAGACGGAGTACACAGTGTCGGGCGATGACTTCTGGGGTGCGGACGGCTCGTCGggggtgatggagatggagatagacaGGCAGGAGATCGAGCAGGAGAGAGCCCAGCTGGACAGCGATCGCATCATGGTGGACCGAGAGCGggaggtttgtttgtttgttgtttgtctcCATTAGCTTTAGCAAGGaagttctgttcttttttttattaaagggacactgtgcaggaaatggtcaaaaagggtactgcaactatgctgctcattgaaactaggctccctattgtcaaatttgatctttacattaatgtttactgagtaataaacaaatattttctagtatggtccaagtacagtcatttttgcagctaaaaatggctatttttggaaattcaaaatggcggaccatggagaagatcccccttttcatgtatgaaaagtgcaatttttccagtcataatgaatacttacaatttgatggtggtggtaagtattcatgaaaaaggtaacattagtgaatgggcagcatgaattctggaaataaacaactaaaaatctcacacagtgtcgctTTAAGTAAATGTTTGGGGCTTTCCTTTCCTTTATTTGATAGAGCAAGTGAAAAGTAGACGGTAAACGATGGTATGGGTCTTTGCGCAATGCACCACAGCATCCCTTTGAAGCAGAAATTCTTTGTGAAGTCAATATGACAAATACAATATGTTGCTCCCTAATGTGCTTcttcattccaccagtggaacatttGACTTTTTGTTGATAAGAATGAACTGTACTACCCTATCAGTCAAAACAGTTgagttgtaggcaactggacgTCTTTTTGTAGCAGCTTGCAAACGGTTCATCTGCTGCCATGGTTAATCTGCTCTGTCATTAGCCACAGTTGttttactaccatagcactacacaacTACCACAGTACAGTATAGACAGTGAGTCTTTAGTAATAGCATACGTTATGACTGGGTGATCATTAACAAACATATAACAGTGTCCCAATTAAATTTCACCGACAAGAGACCCGATGTCAATAAGTAATAAAAGCTGGTGTGTTGTGATTCCGCCaggtcctggagagagagaggatggtccTGGATAGAGAGAGGGCTGGGATCCAGAGGGAACAGGCCTCCGTGGAACGGGACCGGGCTTCTCTGGAGAGAGCCAGGGCAGGAGTGGACCGAGAGCGGGCCCAGCTGGACAGGAGGATGGCACGGCTGGAGACGGAGAGGGCTAAACTGGAGAGACAGAAGCTGGACCTTCGCAGAGACAGCAGGGGCAAGCTGGACCTTCAGAGAGACAACAGGGGcatagagaaggagaaagagagggatggggatggggagaagGACAAAATGCCGTCTGGGAGAGATGTCAACAATAGCATCACAAGCAGCAGCCTTAAATCAGAAAAGAACGGAGAGTCTGTGAGCCCACccgagaagaggaggaaagaggattTGGGATTGGATGACTCACAGATGGAGAAGAGACAGAAGTTCCTGGATTTGTTTGAGAAACTCATAGAGAAATTCTAAAGGCCATGCATTAAGCTGTGGGCTGGACtactgtgtgcttgtttgtgcacTGTAGAGTACACTTCACTGTGTGGGGGAAGCTTACAGTATATTGCGGCAGCTTACCttggcctgatttttttttcttctaatttttgtatttttttaaaaatgttatgaAGGAGACACTAGCTTAATTTGTTTGTGTTCCCTCTTCCCACGATACTATTGTTTCGGAATGTACTTTATTAAGTTTCTTTATTTAGAAACTTGGAGAGAAATTATGAAGGATA contains:
- the LOC134464569 gene encoding uncharacterized protein LOC134464569, whose amino-acid sequence is MEDHATYPATSDSVPSQEQSDSLEDPPLPRLKISPKEEVYKLNDAEVEQLIKLKASNVALFSGRRNSAKLAWRTILKEMGLQGKLSFWQALKKWDNLRNKYNEIKNTPAGASTPAGEWRWFKLMDDALQGRLVGSAKVLSLTSAMNSSEFLPRKRTSKDRMEMWRPAGVDSGQTEYTVSGDDFWGADGSSGVMEMEIDRQEIEQERAQLDSDRIMVDREREVLERERMVLDRERAGIQREQASVERDRASLERARAGVDRERAQLDRRMARLETERAKLERQKLDLRRDSRGKLDLQRDNRGIEKEKERDGDGEKDKMPSGRDVNNSITSSSLKSEKNGESVSPPEKRRKEDLGLDDSQMEKRQKFLDLFEKLIEKF